The Camelina sativa cultivar DH55 chromosome 18, Cs, whole genome shotgun sequence DNA window aagcccaaggtgaagaaatggtacagcccatgttgtttctcatcagcaagttggatcaaagagtcaaagagagaaaagatcaaGGAAACTCTTAATGGGTcgattcaagagcttatggccaaagagagcatgggaaaaactattggggatgatatctGTCAAGTCCaccccactttgagcctaattcatgtccaaaaaagcccaaaataatcactttgttttgtggtcaaagagggatgacgaaaatggagttcaactcaccttgggaaggacaccttgggaaggcAAACTTCAAAGGGGTGAAttttcattcaactatctatttttattgtgttttagtttcaagaataatatttGACTTTGTGACCAaattttctatctctatataaactcatgtaatctcatttgagaataatcaaccaattttccttttcttttttagagtttatctctttgttctttgtctagaacatttccttgtttcttggtatgtaatatccaagcaacagcttctttttgctggactagtgtgtcatatctagtagtgattggagttgggaatatcagcagccttctgtaactgttgtgcgacccctcaattcATCAAATCTCCATTGTTGCActttgcaccttggcgagtttctatcatttttagtccggctgagtgatccttgAATTTTGGGTGTATCACATTTGCTAGAACTCCTCCGCTCGGAGTCAAACTCCATTAGCATTCGGTTTTTCTCTTCCAAATTAGAGTAACGTGAGGATCTAAAAGTCGTCTTGTTTAGATAGCTTGCATTCCCTAATAAGTAGATAGCAACTTCTTTCTCTGCTTCTGTTCCTTCGTACACAATCCACTCAACAGTTTCGAGACTCGAAATCAAACATTTAGGAACAAAACTCGGTTCCTCCCATTTGATCTTGACATCTCTTAAATTGTTACACTCCCTCTTAGATCAAAGAGATtccaaaaacgaaaaaacagCTGCAGTTAATATGTCATCAGACTGAAACTGCAACTACATTTTGGTTTGTACGTACAGAAATTACTGGACTGAACCTAAGAGTTCTCAGATTAGGGGAATGTCTGAGTATATGATTCAACCAATATGAAGAGCATCTCGCACATAACTTTAGCGACACTAGCTGATCGAAGTCGTGTGGCGGAAGATTGTAATCCTGCATGTGACGACATTATGATAATAAGTGGTAAAATGTAAAACACCAAAGAATCTTAAATCACAGGAGAAAACAGAGATTTAGTCATTTAACCATTTGTGAGTTTAAACATATAATAAGGTGTTTAGCTGAGGTTACATGACTAGAAGCTTCTTAGGATCACTATGCTTAAGGTATACTTTTGCTTTCACCAGCTCTGGCATTTTCACTAATGAACAAAACTGACTATTTCGGACGTAAGTCTTTAATAATTTCAAAGAAGGAGTATTGACCATAAACCGACTATCGCCTGGATATCTAGAATAACCGCCAACTTCAATGATAATTAGTCTCTGCAACCGCAATAGTGATAGTCTTCACTTGGTCATCATTCCGAGATCGACACATACGAAGTTCTTCAAGGATAGGGCAGCTGAAGAGCATAATACTTAAGACTTTATCGCTGGAGAAGTGAACACACGTAAGGCTCAAATTTTTTAGGGAGGGGAAACTGATATGGGAAGGAATGTCGGCGATTTTCACGTTTTCGAGGCGTAAATTCACAAGGGATTGGCATGTATACAGGCTCCTAGGAAACTGCACGGGACATGAACCTGGTCTCATTTTGACAAATGTAAGATCACGCACACCCCGAGAGCTTGCAACCCTAATCCATTTCTCAGTCTCTACTTTACGAACACATCTGTCAAGTCTAAGATGCAGAGTTTCTAGGACTGGAGCTTCATGCAATTGCAGAAACTTGTTGATGAAACTTAAATTTCTATTAGTGTGGAGAACAAAATACTCAAGCTTTTGCACATGTTTCCAAAGAGAAGTCCATCGTTTTGACAAAAGGCTTGTGTTCATCACATCTTTTGTTACGGCGTAAGACAATATCTTTAATAGCAAGTCATCTGACAGCAGATTTCTATGATTCTATCCATATTGGAATAGAATTATAAATCTCTCAGTTCGTCACTCTATTGATCGTTGCCAATGCTGGAAGACAATAAAAAATAGGGTTAGAGCGAGCTAGCATCATTAAAACATATCAGTCAGAGGAACTAATGAAACAAACCCTAACAATGGTGAGAATGAAGGCAGTTTCTTTAAAGTGTTCCATTATCTCAAATCAAACCATCTCAATatacaagaagaagattgagagtAAAGGAGAAAGTATTAACCTTTGTTTGGTCCCCAAAATTACAATCTCTAGTAATGAGTTTTGCTAGCGACCATTAATAACtatgaaaagaaatatataggcgaatgaaaataaatatatgtagatAAACCCTAGCGCAAAATAGACACGCCAAGGCCAAGCGAATGAGATAGGCTTAGaggaaacagaaagaaaaaccaaaaaatatatgagTTAGTACCTCATTGTTCAACAGCCGCAAAACCCTAACTTAGAGCTGTTTCCGTGTCTATTAATTAATGCCccttttacaatattttttagacAAGTATTGGAAAAAGTCTAAAATATCTACAAAAATggttcaaaaatcaaaagaaactgTACTATAAAAAAAGTTCAATTATGTatgttgatcaaaaaaaaaatagaaactaatacccagtttttttttttttccagaaacgTTTTATTCTTCTAAAAGTCGAAAACTCCACACATAAAAATAGTTAACTTTGTAAAGGGTGAATGGTCAAAACATGATTTTTAAGATCATTAACCAAGGATGACGTGATATTCTTTTCTCACTTCAGCttgctcatcttctttttcagagataattaatactataaaagTTTCAAGTTTGAGAACAGAGAGCAAAACtctgaaaaatatcaaaaagcaAAATTAAACTCTAAAACAGAGCATATGAAAAGGACAAGATTAATTAACGTCGTCTCTCTTCTTTAATGTGAAGGCACAACCAAGCGTGACCTCCAGTAGAAAGATCCGATCTCAAAATACTTTCctttcatttttgttataaatttctaagtttatcaaatcaaaatatcGACCAATATTCTCGAACATAGTTACTTGAGAAGTAATGTGAATTAGACGACTCACTTCGATCACATAACTTATAAAGTTATCAAAactgttgggatacaaacaatgtcccacatctgaatattagaaaataagtttctaatatataagccaagaccaactccaattagtatgaggcCTTTTGGGAAGGAGTCCAATAAGAAATACGTGCAGGCTTTGCCACATGggcccaaagcggacaatatcatactaatatgggagttggcttgggcttggaaagcccaacaattggtatcagagcttaggTCGAAAAGTGGACCTAAGGGAATGGTGTGGGCTCTATGTTCGGTGTGGGAGGATCTCTCAAAAAGATGACATGATTAAGGGTGCCTAAAGAATACTTCAGGAATAAAGGGGTATCGGAGCCTAGGTACCTGGGTTTCGCTGAAGAGGAGGCCAAAGTATCGTGGTACATAGTTTGAGGGGAggtttgttgggatacaaacaatgtcccacatctgaagattagaaaataagtttctaatatataagttaagaccaactccaattagtatgaggcCTTTTGGGAAGGAGCCTAATAAAAAATCCGTGCGGGCTTTGCCACCTGGGCCCAAAGCAGACAATATCATAGGGGAGTTAGCTTGGGTTTCGAAAGcccaacaaaaacaacataattTAGTAGTAATGATACTCCAAGAATGAAAAcgactatttattttatatctctgAGTTCGGATGGAACTTCAAGTGAACCTAAGCTGACATTTAGTAGAAATCCTTTGTGTAGACGATAGCTCTTGCAGCATCTTGAGTTTCTCTATATCATTGGTCGAATGTAAGGAACTAATAACCATTATCTTTAACTGTCGAGAGTTCTCTAGCAAATACATCGCCacatttttctctacttgtgtTCCTTGGTAACCCATCCACTCAACAGCTTCAAGACTTGAAATCAAACATTCAGGAACAGAAGTCGGCTGCTCCCATTGTGTTTGGACGTTTACGGATCTGCTCCAACAACTCTTGAGAAGATGTAGGGTTGGATACAGTCTTGCTTCTTGTAGCATGACTCTGAGAAATCGGAGTTTAGGTGTATGGTTGAGTATAGAACGACACCAAACTATAGAGCATGCACAAAGCTTTAGAGACACTAGCTGATTAAAGACGCCTATAGGACATGAACCCTGCAAGTGACATCATATGTGAATCACAAAGAGAATATAGTCACAAAAACTCATAGACCTTACCATTGTTGGTTGTAGACATAAGGTAAGCTGTTTGGTTGAGGTAAGACATCCCATAAACTTCTTAGAATCCCCATGTCCAAGCTTGATATAAGCCTTTACGAGGTCTGGCATTTTCGCTAGTGAACAGAACCCACTACAGcgagacaaaacaaacaaagactttAGCGAAGGAGCTTTGATCACAAACCCAACATCATCATCTCCGGGAACTTGAGAGCCTAAGTCTATGGCTGTTAATCTCTGCAATGACGGAACAGCAATTGTGAATGTTTTCACGCCGTCATCGCCGCCTCTAACCACTAACCTTAGTTCTTCAAGGACAGGGCAACCCGATAAAATTCTATGTATGATCTCATCGCTTAAGAATTTAACAAGATAAAGGTACAAAGCCTTGAGTGACCGGAAAGAAATTGTCAAAGGAACATAATCCACAGTGAACATGCACTCTGCATGTAGGTTTAAAGTCACAAGGGTTTCACATGTATACAGGCTCCTAGGCAACCGTATGAGCCCTGAACTAGGCCGATATCTGAAAATATGAAGTTTGCGCACACCACGAGAAATTGCGATATGAATCCATGTTTCAATATCTGTAGGAGAAAAATTCCGACTAAGTGTGAGATGCAGAGTTTCCAAGACTGGAGCTTCGTGAAGTAACAAAAACTTGTCAACAAAACGCGAAGCTCTCCAATGCTCACTGTCACCAGATGGATCATGATACTCAAGCTTAGGCACATGTTTCCAAAGATAACGCCATCGCTTGGAAAGAATACTAGTTGATACAGCAACTTTTGTCAAAACGGATGACAATATCTTCAATATCACATCATCTGGCAACAGACTGATCCTATCCATTGTAAACGAACCCTTCAAATTCGCATCTTGCTTTTCTCAATCCCTTCGTATTTTCCAGACAGagaaaccaataaaacaaacccTAGCAATGACGATAACGCACTCGTATCAAAATAGAGAAGGCTAGCCCTGTTCAGAGCTCGGCGTGTCCTTTATATCATACTATTCCTTTAATTTGTGTTGgctttataagtttttattagGCCCATagggcaaaacaaaaacaaaacacttactccctccgtttcaaaatataagatgttttagtaaAAAccgcatattaaaaaataattacttttaaaaagtttaaccaattataaacaaatctgcataatataaaatataaatttaatgtaaaagttgcatagaaaattggaaacatcttatattatgaaacaaaaatacttctctaataaaaaaaaaatattataaaacggagagagtattatatattaataaaatagtatttacaaaaaaaattgtttacgaAAAGAAGGcaagaagattttttgttttggtccaaTAAATCAACTAAAAAGTTTTAGCCcatttaaaatcaattaaaaagtttttttgttatgtttccaCAAAAACTGTGGGTTtcaatttgatgatttttttttttttgttaggcgtaggaataaaaaaaaaaattcttacacaaaaggaagaagaaaaagatcttTATTCTGCCCTTTTTACTTGTTGACACGGAACGGTTGCACTTGCTATCCCCTAGTTAAGCTGGCACTACTATTTAGCCAaagagaaaccctaaatcgTAATTAGGAGAAagtgaaaaggaaaaggaaaaggttAAGTAACAATATTATGATACCTGACCAGTACGACGACGTTTGCACTTGGCACAAAGTCACCCaaatagttttgattttgtagtttGTAGCTTTGAACTTAACAATTTTGTAGAAACGTGTAGGACCGCTTAGAACTCCTAATCTCCTACAAGCGTCTAGAACTATTATCTACTCTCTAACAAGACTCGGGAGCTGAGACATGATTGATGATCAAATATCGAATACTCAATAAATATTGAGAAAAGTATTCATCGCAATTCTGAAAACAGAGTCTGCGTTCTCATGAATACAACTGATTgtattttttgtcaaagaatACAACtgattgtaagttgtaactttaGAAAAGTTATTGatcataacaataatatattgaAGTGTGTCGTCAGAACTACAAACTTTATCAGAGAACAACAAAGCAAAATTAGCATAAAGACATAAACTAATAGACAAAATAATGAAGGCGAAGCTGTAATAAAGGAGTTGGTAACTTGGTTACTTAGAGAGGTCAAAGGGTAAAACAAAGATTAATTTAAATCATGTCGAAACATAAAATGTNaaaaaaaaaaaaaaaaaaaaaaaaaaaaaaaaaaaaaaaaaaaaaagacaactcaAATGATTGAAATGAGACATTTGCTAGAACTCCTCGGCTTGGACTCAAACTCCATTAGCAAACGATTTTTCTCTTTCAAAGTGGACTTAAAAGTCATCTTGTTTAGATAGCTTGCATTCCCTAATAAGTAGATAGcagcttctttctcttcttctgttccTCTGGACTCAATCCACTCAACAGTTTCGAGACTCGAAATCAAACATTTAGGAACAAAACTCGGTTGCTCCCATTTGATCAGGAAATTTCTTGTATTGCTGCagtaaaactgagagaaaagagtttacaaaatcgaaaaaataGTTGGGAGTAATACGTCATCAGTGTAATGAAACTGCAACAACATTTGTCTTTGTAGTCTTGTAGAGAACTTACTTGTCTGAACCTAAGAGTTCTCAGGTTAGGGGAATGTCTGAGTATATGAATCAACCAATATGAAGTGCATCTCGTACATAACTCAAGCGACACCAGCTGATTGAAGTCGTATGGAGGATTGTAATCCTGCATGTGACATTGTAATAATAAGTGGTAAATATAAACACACAACGAATCTTAAATCATAGAAGCAAACAGAGATTTTACCATTTGTGAGTTTAAACATAAAGTAAGGTGTTTAGCTGAGGTTAAACAACTCAGAAGCTTCTCAGGATCACTATGTTTAACGTCGATTTCTGCTTTCACCAGCTCAGGCATTTTCACTAATGGCCAAAACTGACTATTGCGCATGTAAGTTTTTAATGATTTCAAAGAAGGAGTGTTGACCATAAACCAATTTCGATCACAATCGCTAGTTTCAGAGATAACTAGTCTCTGCAACCATGGAACCTCAATGGTGATAGTCTTCACACCGCCATGATCCCAAGATCCATACATAAAAAGTTCTTCAAGGACAGGGCAACTGGATAACATAATACTAAAGACTTCATCGCTGGAGAAGCTCACAAGTGA harbors:
- the LOC109130510 gene encoding putative FBD-associated F-box protein At5g56440, translating into MASGNRDDLRFVNKFLESHKAPVLETLYLTILTTYNNPVPQVEIEKWIRVAISRSVRDLRLPQSQRGSRSPCPVLEELFMYGSWDHGGVKTITIEVPWLQRLVISETSDCDRNWFMVNTPSLKSLKTYMRNSQFWPLVKMPELVKAEIDVKHSDPEKLLSCLTSAKHLTLCLNSQMDYNPPYDFNQLVSLELCTRCTSYWLIHILRHSPNLRTLRFRQFYCSNTRNFLIKWEQPSFVPKCLISSLETVEWIESRGTEEEKEAAIYLLGNASYLNKMTFKSTLKEKNRLLMEFESKPRSSSKCLISII
- the LOC104761702 gene encoding putative FBD-associated F-box protein At5g56440, encoding MDRISLLPDDVILKILSSVLTKVAVSTSILSKRWRYLWKHVPKLEYHDPSGDSEHWRASRFVDKFLLLHEAPVLETLHLTLSRNFSPTDIETWIHIAISRGVRKLHIFRYRPSSGLIRLPRSLYTCETLVTLNLHAECMFTVDYVPLTISFRSLKALYLYLVKFLSDEIIHRILSGCPVLEELRLVVRGGDDGVKTFTIAVPSLQRLTAIDLGSQVPGDDDVGFVIKAPSLKSLFVLSRCSGFCSLAKMPDLVKAYIKLGHGDSKKFMGCLTSTKQLTLCLQPTMGSCPIGVFNQLVSLKLCACSIVWCRSILNHTPKLRFLRVMLQEARLYPTLHLLKSCWSRSVNVQTQWEQPTSVPECLISSLEAVEWMGYQGTQVEKNVAMYLLENSRQLKIMVISSLHSTNDIEKLKMLQELSSTQRISTKCQLRFT